A window of Fusarium musae strain F31 chromosome 1, whole genome shotgun sequence genomic DNA:
AGCAAGCTTGAGAACGTTCTTCTTGCGgtcgatgatcttgaagcGGCCCATCTTGTCAACCTCGCAGATGTCACCACTGTGGAACCAACCATCGGCGTCGAGGGTCTTCTCGGTCTCTTCGGCGTTCTTGTAGTACTCGCGGAAGATGACGGGACCGCGAAGGAGAAGCTCACCACGAGGGTTAGGCTTGTCATCCACGGTGTAATCAAACTCGGGAACCGACTCGAGGCAGAGTTCCACACAGCACATGGGGCCGCCGATGTTACCGGTAGTAAAGTCACCGCGTGCCTGGATAGATCCGACGGCATACGTCTCGGTCATGCCAAAACCCTGAGCGAAGTGGTTCGCGAAAGCGGCGCGCAGGAACTCTTGGACATCAGGATCAAGCTGGGCACTGCCGCTGACCATGCTGTGGACTCTGTCCATGCCCACGgcggccttgaccttgggggTCCAGATTCGGTCGTACAAGAAATGGGTGTTGGAGGCCTTTCCGGGAGGGAGTCGCatgttggccttcttggtgtcAATGACACGTCGCGAGAGAGCGCCTCGGACACCATCGGCTTCAATAGTAGCAGTGCGAATGGCAGAGTTGAAGCGGTTGAAGAGACGAGGAACTGAGATGAAACCAGTGGGCTTGAGGATCTTCATATCATCAACCAAGCCCAGAATGTCACCTCGGAAGAAACCAATGGCAGCGCCCTCAGCGACGGCGATCTGATCGATGAGTCGTCCGTAGATGTGGGCTAGAGGTAGATAGGACAAGTGGACGTCCTTGCTGCTCACATTGCCATTTGTTCGACCGCCTGCGATGGCAGAAACAGCATTTCCGTGGGTGATGAGAACACCCTTGGGGTTGCCAGTTGTACCAGAGGTGTAGTTGATGGTGCAGATGTCATTGCGGCTGGGAGCACGAGGGGCGCGTCCAGACTTAGCACCAATCTCCTCAACCTGAGTCATGGAGTAGATCTGGATGCcatgttgagaagcaatcTCATTGAGAACGGAGGCCTTGGTGTGAGAAGCCAATTCACCCTGCTCGAGCGGATCGAGAGAAACGATGAGCTTCAGACCGGGTAGCCGGGGAGACATCTTAAGAAGAACAGGGATGTGGGGGAGGGAGCAGACAACACAGGCGACCTCGGcatggttgatgatgtaTTCTGTTGTGTCGGGACCAAGAGTTTCGTAGAGAGATACCGAATAAAGTGATTGAGAAGCGATACCGAAGTCTAGGAGGGAGTGTGTCAGCAACTACAACCACATGCTCAATGTCTCTTATGCAGGTTCACGGCACAAGAGGGGCAACCTTACCGGCGATCTGCCACTCAGCCCTGTTCTGCGACCACAAACCGACGCCGTACTTTTCAGGAGAATAGTTGATGGCCTTGTGAATCTCAACGAGACCGGCACCGAAATTCTTCCTTCGGACGTCGAAATCACCGTAGTTGATCCAGTCGTACTTGTCCTCCCACTGCTGAGTCGCCTGGTTCCAATGGCGGGTTCCGAGACATCTCGAGTTGGGCCACTTGCGCGCACTCCTCTCAAGGACGTCGTGTGTCGAATTGATACCAGGCTCTAGCGCTGTGACGAGAGGACCATCGCCGACTGCCCAGTGTCGGTAGGCGGCGGTGCGGTTAAGTCGTTCTGTGCCGGGGACGGGAATACCGTAGGGTTTTCCGGGGGGAGGGACTGTGGTGAGCCTCTTGTATAGGGCGTCGTAGTCTTTTTGTGTCTGGAGAGCCATGGTGAAGATCGGAGGCGAGGAGTCAAGTTGTTGGAGGGGTTACAGTTCTGGCGAGGCGAGGCGAGACAAGGACACAAAGACACGGAGCGAGTCGATTGCTGCGGGGAGGGAGGTATGCTTGGAGCTGTTCAGTTACCCAAGCGAGAGAGTGATTGGGAAGAAGACAATGGGTTTGGTTGGTTGAATGCAGGTATTCAGAGGAACACAAGCACAAGGAGCCAGTTGACTGATCCCTTACAGATAATTCACTGGTAAGGCTTAATCACAGAGAATGAAAGCAAAAAAAGGGGAGAGAAGAGGTAGGAAAAGAGGAACGAGATTAGTAGGATTGGAGTTTTTGAAGAAATTCAGTTCCAAGACCTTCTGGACAAGCTTCCGAGCCTGGCGAACGCCATCAAGTTAAGCGCAAAAGTGGAAGAGCGTAGACCGAGGCGCGTTGCGCAGTCTGGTACGCCATTACGCCCATGTGCCTCGGCAGCCCCAGATTTCGTGGAGTAGCACAGGCCTGTAGCTAGCAGAATATGGGATAGCGGCACTTGGAGAAGACCTGGGGGAGTTGATAAAATTCCCCTAATTCATTCATTCCCCCCGCGATACATCCATTGATACAATGTCTCTTCAATCCTTGCTTGAGGCGCGGGACGTGGCCCTTTTTGAGTCAAGTGAACCGAGGATGTGATTACAGCATCCACAGTTGATGCTGTGTATGGGGTTTATTGGAGAGAATGCGGGGGACAGACTCATAATACCTACCCTCTCTGCCTCCTCTGAATGCTCATTCAAATCCAATATTTCAGAGCAACACTTTCAGCTCGTCAGCACTTGTGTCTATGGCTTGGAGACACATCAGCAGCCAGGATACACAgccaagaacgagaagcAGCACAAGTAGGTATCACCAAACAGGTATACATGCGGTAACACATCAGAATCCATCACTGGTTCTCGTCGTAAGCACCTTGTTGTACCCTCCGATCCAATTCAATGGAAGGCTTGGGCGCCCAACGGACGCTAGGTAACCCTCCCGAAGACCTGGAGATCACTGTCATCAGCTGCCAGTTGGTCAGTTTTCACAGACCGGTACCTTCGGGCcctttaactttttcttgAATGTTTTTCGGTTACATGTGAATATCCATCGATGACAAAAATGTGGCTGAATATTGGACTGAACTGGCTCTTGGTGTTGCGGCCAGCTGATCTGTCGTTCCTCGTGATCCCTATCATATAAGCAATTTTCTATTGGATGTTATATATCCTTGAGGATTGCTTCGTATCTTGCAACCGTATTCAGTTCTTGGTGTTTCGCCCAACACTCCTCAACTCTCCCTGCATTTCACCGCAAAGAGACAAAAGCCTGCAACTGTAAGCGAAGTGTTTGACATCTGGCTCTTTCCAACGTGCCTCATAGTTCTCTCTTGCTGATTGGACCAGCCTGAACAGTCATGAGAATCGAACTTTCCAAACTTCAGCTCGCTAAGAATCTCTTTCTTCTACCATCATCTGTAACCGAGTCTATTTCTATGCTTAAAAACAACCTCGAAACAAAAGCTGCCTCACTGCTAGCACGGTCAGCCAACTGACACAGTGATATTCGATCCTCGAAACGACGTCATCGCCATCAATTATGGATCACCTTACCTAACACCAACTTTTCATTGAGTGTCAAAGCGGTTCGCGTTAACACGTGCACTTCTTGATGGCACTCACGATACTGGATGAGTTGGCATAACCCGTGCCGATCACTATCACAGATTCGTCAGAAACATCGTATCTGGCGCCAAAAGCATGCGATGCATCCATCAATGCTCCCCATCGCCGACGTTGTGTTCGGCGCTTGTTGTCTCGACGAAACACACCCGATAACGATGGATCAAGCGATCTTTTCAGGTCAATTCAAGTTGAATAGCCACATAAGGACATGAAGCAACAGTATTGCTGCAACAAAGATATCTCATCTGGTAAAAGTTACCAAGCTCTTAAGCCTCCTTTTCAGTGTCCCAAGGATTTGCTGCTTAGGTAGGCACAAATCCAACATCTACCGAGATCTACAACAAGCCCGTCTTGCCCGTCTCAAACAACGACACTCGCGGCGTTTCCCTTTTGGAAATTACAGTTGTTTTATCTACATGGAAGTGTTTGATAAGAGAAATATCCCTTTTATGCGGTGGACGGTGGCGGCCAATTACCACCATCAAAACGCTACGTTACTCGGCATAAGGTACGGATACaacgaaagaagaaaaagagggaCTGTTTCATATCGACCTCGACCCTGTCCGTGTCTCAGGCCCCTTTCGTCAAAACACGACCTGATGCAGAGAACCACCTTGACTCGACGAGATTGGACGTGTGTTCGTCAATGCCTTTAACCTAGAGTTTCGACGATGTtctaaaaaaagaaaaagctcaCATTCTTTTTTGAGTTCGTTCTGTTTTCTTATTAGTGGCCCCTTGACGGGTCCCACGGTCTCTCTCTCGGGCCATCTCCCTTGGATCGTCCACGCCCCCACATGGTCCCGAGAGAATGTCTCGTCAGCAGGTCTTTGGTTTTATATCTATCGATTCCCACGTTTTCGCCCATCGGGCCTATTCTCACGACGATTCctgtcttttttctttctcttatcttatattatCGTTGGGGCTGAACATACTTGAGTCGTTATTATCTATATCGCATGAGTTGAACTTGTAATCTTCAACTTTTACTCTCTCTCTACCTCTCTCTTTCTGTCTGCGCTGTTTCTTGGACCAAATAACTATTGCCACCATGAGCCGGATCGCTTTTCTCTCGCTGCGAGCTCTGCAGCTAGCTTTATCTATTGCTAGTATTGGTCTGAGCGCGTATGGTACGTTGACGATATCCATGTTGGGCTTCCGTCAGGGAAGTAACTAATAGTCTCAGTTGTCAACGATTATAACCAACGAAGCCGAAACTCAGCGCCCTCGCCGTTTACCTATCTCATGGTCTCTTCCATTTTCTCGATTATTTCGGTCGCCTATCTCTCACTCACTCCTCTGTTCGTACCGCGCATCTACCACCAATATGCCGCTGTTGTCGTCGAATCTGTCAACGCCGCTCTGTACTTTGCCGGATTCATCGCCATTGCCGTGTTCATTGGGTCGCTTATCATGTGTGAGGGGACTGTTTGCTCTTGCGCTCGTGCCGATGCCGTTGTTGCTGCGGGCCAGTTCACGGCGTGGATCACAACAACTGCTTTCACTGCCAAAGATTTATTTAAGAAGGCTTTCCAAGAACCCAAGAAGGATGACGAGGGTCGAGAAATGGGACAGGCATAGGAGATTGAGCAGACGGTACATGAACACCACATAACAAAAGCCTGGGACTTGGTCCTCGAATGATGGAATTGAATCTCTATTGGAAAGGATAGATGGGTATTAATGACAGGCGTTTGGGCATTTTATGAAAGACAAAATAGCAGTGCTATGTTGAGTAGCCTGGCTATACTGTCAAAGGAGTATATCGGCATAGGAGACATCATACCCAACCTGAATTTCTGGGCTTGAATGGGAAACTCGGCGTTTTCTGCGTTCTAGTTTCGCAGCCTTCTGTAGCAGAGGCTGATAGCGCATTTGAAATGAAAGTCAAAGAAGCTGTTGAGTTGGACTGGCTTCTAATTCATTCAACCAAAGCCACTGAGCTATTTCGTTCGGTCGCTCCGGTGTATGTGA
This region includes:
- a CDS encoding hypothetical protein (EggNog:ENOG41), whose protein sequence is MSRIAFLSLRALQLALSIASIGLSAYVVNDYNQRSRNSAPSPFTYLMVSSIFSIISVAYLSLTPLFVPRIYHQYAAVVVESVNAALYFAGFIAIAVFIGSLIMCEGTVCSCARADAVVAAGQFTAWITTTAFTAKDLFKKAFQEPKKDDEGREMGQA